The window ATGAAGAGTTAAAGATATCTAAAGCGTTCAGAGTAGATTTATTAGTTGAAAACAAATTAATAATTGAAATAAAAGCAGTTCAGGAGATTAATGATTATCATTTTTTTCAGCTTTTAAATTATTTAAGAATAACAAACATAAAACTCGGAATGATTTTGAACTTTCATTCAATATTATTCAAAAACGGAGTAAAACGAGTTGTAAATAAATTGTAAAAAAAGTAATAATGTATTTACGTATTCATGAATACATTTTACAAAAATACATGAATACAAAAAATGTATGAAAAATAAATACAGAATATTAAAAATTGCTGTCACGGTAATCATCCTTGGATTGTTACTGAGTTTCTCATTGAAGAGATTCAGCCACCAACAGATTACAGACAATAAGATTTCTGTAAAAATGAGTGAGAAGACTCCTGTTTACTTTGTAGACGAAAAAGACATCAGGGAGATTGTAAAAAAAGAAAACCCATCAGGAAAAGTAGGTGATCTTAATATTCCTTCTCTCGAAAAAAAGATCAATGCCCTTCCAGCGGTTGACAGTGCGAACGTCTATCTGAATCTAAACGGAAAACTTAATCTGGATATCAGGCAGAGAGTTCCTGTATTCAGGCTGAACAAAGAGGGAAAAGACTTTTATGTAGATGAAAAAGGAATTGAATTCCCTATTTCCAGAACGTATTCACATCCATGTATGCTGGTAACCGGAAATGTAAAACCGGATGAATATGAAAAGCTGGCAGAACTGGTAGAAAAGATTGACAAAGATGATTTCAGTAAGAAATATTTTATCGGAATCTCAAAAAATAAAGACAGCTATAGTCTTCTTACCAGCGAAGGAAATTACAGAGTAGAGATTGGAGACCTTGATAATATTGATTTTAAAGTAAAAGGATTCAAGACTTTCGTAGAAAAATACCTTGTGTATCAGGATCCTCAGAAATACAGTATGGTTTCTGTAAAATACCAGAACCAGATTGTCACTACTTTAAATCCTTATTTTAAAGAAAATGACAGTATTTTAAAAGCAGGGAAAATGGAACTGGCAAAAGCTCCTGCAATGGCTGCTAAAAAGACCGAAACCAAGCCCAAAATAGCGGAAGTAAAAAAAGCAAGCTCTACAACGGCCAAGCCGAAAGAAATTACAAAAACTAAAACGCATACCAGGGAAATGAAAAAACCAGAGAAAAAAAATACCGCCCCGGCAAAACCCAAGCCCAAGGCAAAAGTAAAAATAGAATAAGTCCTTCAGGACATTTCATACACAAATAGGATCATATCCTTGTAAAGAAAAAAGGAAAAAAGTAGAAAAAATCAAATCGATATAAAATGGAAAATCAAGAGTATTCAGTAGGTCTGGACATCGGGACAACGAAGATAGTCGCGATTGTCGGAAGAAGGAATGCACACGGGAAAATAGAAGTTCTCGGTGTAGGAAAAGCTAAAAGTCTTGGTGTTCATAAAGGGATTGTGAATAATATTTCACAAACCATCAATTCAATCAAGGCTGCAGTATCCGAAGCACAGTCCAGTGCTGGCGTTCCTATCCGCAAAGTCACGGTAGGTATTGCAGGAAAACACATCCGTTCTCTGCAGCACTCCGATTATATTATGCGTGAACATCCTGATAAATTTATTACAGACGACGACATTGAAGCGTTAAAAGATCAGGTGAAAAAGCTGGTCATGCTTCCTGGAGAAGAAATTATCCACGTACTTCCTCAAGAATATAAAGTGGATTCCGAAGGCGAAATTCAGGAGCCGGTAGGAATGCACGGAAAACGTTTAGAGGCCAACTTCCACGTTGTTGTAGGACAAATGGGCAGCATCAGAAACATTGCAAGATGCGTTCGTGAAGCCGGACTGGAAATGGAAGCCCTTACTTTGGAACCACTGGCCTCCTCAGAAGCCGTTCTTACCAAAGAAGAAAAAGAAGCCGGTGTCGCGATTGTTGACATTGGTGGTGGTACTACCGATATTGCTATATTTAAAGATAATATTATCCGTCATACCTGTGTCATCCCATACGGAGGCGGAATTATTACCGAAGATATCAAAGAAGGCTGTTCTATTATCGAAAAACATGCAGAACAACTGAAAGTAAAATTCGGTTCAGCAGTTCCCGAATTAGAAAAAGACAGTACTTTTGTAACCATTCCCGGGCTTCACGGAAGACCGGACAAAGAAATTTCTTTAAAAACTTTGGCACAGATCATCAATGCCAGAGTAGAAGAAGTTTTGGAAATGGTCAATACAGAACTTAAGGCTTACGGTGCTTTTGAACAAAAGAAAAAACTGATTGCCGGAATCGTTCTCACAGGAGGGGGATCAAACCTGAAACACCTTCGTCAGCTTGCGAATTATACCACAGGTTTTGACAGCAGAATCGGTTTTGCCAATGAATATATCGCCAATGATAAGAATCAGTACCTGAAAGGCCCTGAATTTGCTACCTCTATCGGGTTACTGATGGAAAGTTTAAAGATCAGAGACAAAAAGCAGAATGCTGATGAAATCATAGAAGTTGCTGCCGAACAGCCCAAGCAGGAAACAGCTGCGGCACAGCCGGAAACAGCTCAACCTGTTCAGCAGGCCGCACCATTGCAGGAGCAGCATTCTTTTGAAAATGAAAAGCAAGAGAACAGAAAAGCGAAGCTTACCTTCGGGCAATCGCTTATGGAAAAAGTAAAAAAATTCTTTGAAGAAGTAGAATAAATGATAAACGATGAATGATAGGTGATAAATGGTTTTTCCCTTATCAATTATCATAAATCAGTGATCAATTATAATTATTAAAAATATAGGTATGGAAAATATAGGTACACAAGGATTTTCATTTGATTTGCCAAAAGGAAATTCATCCATCATAAAAGTAATCGGTGTAGGGGGCGGTGGAAACAACGCTCTGAAGCACATGTACGAGAAAGGAATTCACGGAGTAGACTTCGTGATCTGTAATACGGATGCTCAGACTTTAGATAATAACCCGGTTGCCAACAAAGTTCAGCTGGGAACCTCCATTACGGAAGGTCTTGGAGCTGGTGCTGACCCTGAAGTAGGAGAAAAATCAGCCATCGAAAGTATTGAAGATATCAAGGCTGCTATGGGCCAAAATACCAAGATGGTGTTCATCACTGCCGGAATGGGTGGTGGTACAGGTACAGGAGCCGCTCCTGTTATTGCTAAAGTAGCAAAAGATATGGGTATTCTTACCGTGGGTATTGTTACCGTTCCTTTCAGTTTTGAAGGAAAAAGAAGGCTGGAGCAGGCAGAAAACGGTCTTGATAAACTAAGAAATA of the Chryseobacterium aureum genome contains:
- a CDS encoding GxxExxY protein, with the translated sequence MIENEISEIVFSAGMKIHRTLGIGLYENVYEECLVYELKNRGLNVESQKNIDIEYEELKISKAFRVDLLVENKLIIEIKAVQEINDYHFFQLLNYLRITNIKLGMILNFHSILFKNGVKRVVNKL
- a CDS encoding cell division protein FtsQ/DivIB encodes the protein MKNKYRILKIAVTVIILGLLLSFSLKRFSHQQITDNKISVKMSEKTPVYFVDEKDIREIVKKENPSGKVGDLNIPSLEKKINALPAVDSANVYLNLNGKLNLDIRQRVPVFRLNKEGKDFYVDEKGIEFPISRTYSHPCMLVTGNVKPDEYEKLAELVEKIDKDDFSKKYFIGISKNKDSYSLLTSEGNYRVEIGDLDNIDFKVKGFKTFVEKYLVYQDPQKYSMVSVKYQNQIVTTLNPYFKENDSILKAGKMELAKAPAMAAKKTETKPKIAEVKKASSTTAKPKEITKTKTHTREMKKPEKKNTAPAKPKPKAKVKIE
- the ftsA gene encoding cell division protein FtsA: MENQEYSVGLDIGTTKIVAIVGRRNAHGKIEVLGVGKAKSLGVHKGIVNNISQTINSIKAAVSEAQSSAGVPIRKVTVGIAGKHIRSLQHSDYIMREHPDKFITDDDIEALKDQVKKLVMLPGEEIIHVLPQEYKVDSEGEIQEPVGMHGKRLEANFHVVVGQMGSIRNIARCVREAGLEMEALTLEPLASSEAVLTKEEKEAGVAIVDIGGGTTDIAIFKDNIIRHTCVIPYGGGIITEDIKEGCSIIEKHAEQLKVKFGSAVPELEKDSTFVTIPGLHGRPDKEISLKTLAQIINARVEEVLEMVNTELKAYGAFEQKKKLIAGIVLTGGGSNLKHLRQLANYTTGFDSRIGFANEYIANDKNQYLKGPEFATSIGLLMESLKIRDKKQNADEIIEVAAEQPKQETAAAQPETAQPVQQAAPLQEQHSFENEKQENRKAKLTFGQSLMEKVKKFFEEVE